A region of the Dehalococcoidales bacterium genome:
AACCCGTTTTGCCTCTTCTAAAGCCAGCCTCTCCTTGGTAACATCGACAATGAACAGAGATGAGGGTAGACTGGTCATCTCTTTGATACCGCCTATCATACGATTGAGACGCACCAACTCCTTACTCAACTTGAGGGCTTCTTTTTTAGGCAAATGTTCAAGCTCACCCCTGGCTTGCTGGTCTTCCAGACGAACCAGATAGTCTATACGACCCTGTATCGTACTAAAATTGGTCAGCACTCCACCGGGCCAGCGCTGGTTAATGTAATACATATTACAGCGCTTAGCCTCTTCCTCTATCGACTCCTGGGCCTGCTTCTTGGTACCGACAAAAAGCACGGTACCGCCGTCGGCGACCAACTGCTCGATAAAACTGCAGGCCTTCTCCAGCATGCCAACCGTCTGCTCTAGGTCAATGATATGAATACCATTACGCTTGGTGAAGATATATCTCTTCATACGAGGATGCCAACGACTCGTCTGATGGCCGAAGTGTGCCCCGGCTTCCAAAAGCTGCTTGATTGTGACTGTACTTGCCAATCTTACCCCCCCCTCCTGAACTGTTAAGTAGTATAACATAACTACTCGCTATACAGCAACACGATAATAGGGCAGCCAAAACCCGGCACCTGTTGCTTCGGCGTAGTGTATTTACCAAGTAGACAACCGGGCCTAACCACAGTTAAACCCGATAAGCCTTATCTTGCTGTCTTCCTCTCTAAGCGTCCAGATAGTCAGGCAGCTGCCCCAGGCACTGGTCGTGACCGTGCCCTGAATCCTCCAGCTGCCATTGCCTTCATAATCAGCAACCCACTGGCCAACCGGGGTTGCCGGGCTTATTTTTACCGGTGTCTCGGAACCCTGTCCTTCAACCGCCTCCTGGTAGTAATCGTCGATATACGGTATGCCGGCAATCTGAATTATAGCAATCGCCTGTTGACTGCTCAAAGCAGCAGGCGATACTAACGTATTTACCAGGCCGCAACCCAAGAGCGGAACAACCAGCAAGACAGCAAGTCCACTTAGCAAAAGCGATTTGGCTTTGTTTCCCATTTCAGTCCACCTTTCCCTGCTTGACAAACTCGTTAATGGATACTTTAAGTACCGGAGTCGCTTTTGTCAAGCAGAGCCCGGCACCAACGATATACCACCGGGTTCCGAACCGGAGCATACCTCCGACAGGTACGTCACTGGCGGGATAATATATAATAGGGGAGAAGGATGGGAAAGGCCGGATCAGCCGCCATACCGGAAGGAATCTTATAATTGCTATTGTCACAATATTACTGATTAAAGAGAGGTAACATATCTTGTTAATAAGAAAAAAGGAAACGGTCGCCCGGGGGAAATATATAGACTTTGTCAGGAAACACTTTCTTACCAGGTCAGGCAAAGAAGCGGTATGGGAACTGGTGGAGAGGAAAAACACGTTCCACTGCGGGGCGGTTGCCGTCGTCGCCATTACCCGGGATAAAGAGTTAATTCTGGAAAGACACTGGAGATACGCAATAGAGTCTTTTGTTATTCAACTACCGGCGGGGTTGACCGACCGGGCAGAAGAAAGTGAAGAAGATGCCGCAAGACGCGAGCTCCTGGAGGAGACAGGCTACCTGGCGAAGGAGCTTATCCCGATTAAGGTAACACCAGAATGCTCGGTTCTGACACCCAGCCGGGTCAATCATTTTCTAGCACCGGACGTAGAATATATCGGAGGCGAGAATCCCGATGATGCTGAGATAATTGAGGTCCTGAAAATACCCATCGCAGGATTGCCGGATTTTCTACTCAACCTACCTGCAGACACCACCATGGACCTTAGAGTTCCCGGAATAATCTGGATCATAGAAAAAATGGGGTTAATCTAAAAAAAGGTTCGGCGAAACTCATTAAGGTTATTATCGAAAGGGGCAAAGAATAATGAGTTCACGGCTATACAGTCGTGCTGGCGTCCCTGGAGGGATTCGAACCCACGACCCGCTGCTTAGAAGGCAGCCGCTCTATCCACTGAGCTACAGGGACGGCTTTCACTACTAAAATGTAGCACGAGCCAGGTGAGAGGTCAAGCTAACCTGGCTTTACCCCGGATAGCCAATCCCCCCTTGGGTGAGCAGGCAGACAGAGGTAACAATAGCGCCGGCAATACAAACACCGGCCAGGATGGACAGGAAGGCGGGCTTGAATTTTATCTCGAAAATAGTCGCCGCCAATGAACCGGTCCAGGCGCCGGTTAGCGGCAGCGGAACGGCAACAAATGCCATCAGCCCGATCCACTTGTATCGCTCCACAATCCCACCCCGCCGCCGGGCACGCTCCTCAAGCCACCGGAACCACCTCCTGAAGACACCCACCCTGCTCAGTCTCCGGGCAATGGCATTGAAGAACAGCAGCAGGAACGGCACCGGAATCAGGTTGCCGGCGATAGCCAGCGGCAGGGCATAATACCAGGCGATGCTATACGGATAGACGTCGGAAGGTATCAGGCCCAGGGCGAACGGTATCGCTCCACGCAGCTCGACTATCGGCAAAGCAGAAACGGCAACCACCACGAGTTCCTTGGAGAAACCGAGCCCATGAAGTACATTGAGAATATTATCGAGGAACACGCTAATCCTTAGCCTTTACTTACGCAAAACTGTAGTCCGGCCGGAAGGCAGCACCTACCGAGTGTAGCAAACAGGTTCATCAGCGTCAAGACAATTTGCGAGAACCACAGTAATATA
Encoded here:
- a CDS encoding NUDIX hydrolase gives rise to the protein MLIRKKETVARGKYIDFVRKHFLTRSGKEAVWELVERKNTFHCGAVAVVAITRDKELILERHWRYAIESFVIQLPAGLTDRAEESEEDAARRELLEETGYLAKELIPIKVTPECSVLTPSRVNHFLAPDVEYIGGENPDDAEIIEVLKIPIAGLPDFLLNLPADTTMDLRVPGIIWIIEKMGLI
- the rpsB gene encoding 30S ribosomal protein S2, with translation MASTVTIKQLLEAGAHFGHQTSRWHPRMKRYIFTKRNGIHIIDLEQTVGMLEKACSFIEQLVADGGTVLFVGTKKQAQESIEEEAKRCNMYYINQRWPGGVLTNFSTIQGRIDYLVRLEDQQARGELEHLPKKEALKLSKELVRLNRMIGGIKEMTSLPSSLFIVDVTKERLALEEAKRVGIPVVAVADTNCDPTGIDYPIPANDDAIKAIKLACSRIADSVLAGKAGGAEFLAREEQPDGESIEEVAVAEDTEPVVFMSGDE
- a CDS encoding small multi-drug export protein — encoded protein: MFLDNILNVLHGLGFSKELVVVAVSALPIVELRGAIPFALGLIPSDVYPYSIAWYYALPLAIAGNLIPVPFLLLFFNAIARRLSRVGVFRRWFRWLEERARRRGGIVERYKWIGLMAFVAVPLPLTGAWTGSLAATIFEIKFKPAFLSILAGVCIAGAIVTSVCLLTQGGIGYPG